A window of Candidatus Methylomirabilota bacterium contains these coding sequences:
- a CDS encoding DNA-binding protein, whose protein sequence is MSEVEALIQKAKESLDAARSLLRDGYPDFAASRAYYAMFYVAEALLAIMGQSYRKHSAVITAFGLEYAKQAKLDAKFHQYLIAAQNYRNVGDYGIEAHVSKADAESVCAWAEAFIRVAEPLLSAPEGQS, encoded by the coding sequence ATGAGCGAGGTCGAGGCCTTGATCCAGAAGGCCAAGGAGAGCCTGGACGCGGCGCGAAGTCTCCTGCGGGATGGTTACCCTGATTTCGCGGCTTCCCGAGCATACTACGCCATGTTCTATGTAGCTGAGGCTTTGCTGGCGATCATGGGCCAATCCTACCGCAAGCATTCCGCCGTGATCACCGCTTTCGGTCTGGAATATGCCAAGCAGGCCAAGCTCGACGCCAAGTTTCATCAGTATCTGATTGCCGCGCAGAACTACCGCAATGTGGGCGATTATGGAATTGAGGCACACGTGTCGAAAGCCGATGCCGAATCAGTATGCGCCTGGGCGGAAGCATTCATCCGGGTTGCCGAGCCCCTTCTTTCCGCGCCGGAAGGTCAATCATGA